The region TTGCCTCCTCGGTCTTGATCATCAGCAAGTGCAGGTCATCAAGATCTCCGGTAAGAAGATCGACGCTGGCCTGATCCGCTTCCTTCTGCAGATCATTGACACGTGACAATGCCTGGCACAGATAACCGGAGAAACTTTTGTTGTTGTTATCTTCAATCCTGGTTTCCTTTGGTAGCAGGCGT is a window of Bacillota bacterium DNA encoding:
- the fliE gene encoding flagellar hook-basal body complex protein FliE, which codes for MPQSVDGTRFPGNIESFSRLLPKETRIEDNNNKSFSGYLCQALSRVNDLQKEADQASVDLLTGDLDDLHLLMIKTEEARLALQFAVQTTTKIIEAYQELARIQI